The Acidobacteriota bacterium genomic interval ACATCTCGCGGATGTTGTTAGGAGCCTTTGCTTCTTCCGATACTTGTGCGGTGAAGCTTCCTTGCTGGAACCTGCCCGAATACTTGAGCGTCTTAATTGCCTTGATCTTGTCCACTCCGCCCTTGGCCTCAAGGTTCCTTCCGACGAGCTCGTCGGCTGTCTGTGCCGACATCGCAGCGGTGCTACAAATCATTCCGAGCGCCAGGCTCAGGAGTTTACGCATCGTATCGCTCCTCAAAGGAATTCGCTTTTGCTGAGACTTTGCCGGACGTTCCGGCGGGAAGCCCATGGTAGGTGAACACTTTGAAACCGGAAAGTTTACAACAACGGTGCAGAAAGGCAGTCACGAATGCCATTGGACTCGTCCCCGAGGAGAAAAAGAGCATTTACGACTTGGTTATGTGATTTTGTAGTTCCGGCCGCGCTCGACCGGTTCTACATGTGCAGTTCCGTGATTACTCGCTCTGGCGACTATGTCAGGAATTCCGACCGCAAATCGCGAAATCAAAATCAAAAAGCCCGGCCGAGAGCGGCCAGAACGACGTAATCAACATCGCGCAATCAATGTCGATCAGCGGTATTACTAAAATTGATTTGTTTTCGTAAAGCAACGGATTGAAAATCCATCGCTCTAACGCGGCTGCAAACGAAGCAATTGTGGGGTGCGCCGAGTACGGTTTTTCTTCCGCGTCTGCAAGCCGCTTCTTCCGTCACCTTATTCTCCGCGATAGAAACGAAAGCCTCGTTTGCTCTGTTGACTTCGCTTGCTCTGTGTCATAGCAAGGAGGTGTGGATGGCACGCCAGCGTTCCAGACTGAGAAGGTACTGCACGATGGTAAAGGAATGGGCTCTACGACCTCGCCATGGAGATGAAGCTAGCCCAAAAAATCTACGTAAAACCTGGAAAGATTCTCCCCCTAAACACAAGATGTTCGATTGCTCGATACCCACAATCGAAGATGTTGTGTTGCAAACATGTTGGTTCTACCCGTAAGTCCTTTAAAACGAGAATTTACGTGAAAAGGGGAAGGGAACGTCTTTCAGAGTTAGGTCAGCACCGTTCTCTGGTTTGGGAATCGGCCAATCGTGGATGCCTCATGGACTAGTACGAAAATCAGGCGCGTATCATTGCGTAATCTAATACCGAACTCCGCAAAGCCTCATTATGATTGTCACGCTTCTTGTTAGGGGAGAACAATTATGGCGGTGAAAACCGACCTCGAACGCCGTATTGCCGAGGCGCATACCACGCCGATCCAAAAAGGCGAGCTGCAGCCCAACTGCGGTGTGCCACTCAATCTGGACTGGGTAGAAGACGTTCGCGTGAATACCAGCGCGGTGGAGCGCCGGGCGCAAAGCCTGGTTACGCGGCGCACGGTGAAGAAGGAGTGGCAGGTGGCATGGCTGCTGCGCGCCATTACCTGCATGGATCTTACGACGCTTTCCGGCGACGACTCCCATCAGCGCGTCCTTCGCTTATGCGCGAAGGCAAAGCAGCCAGTACAGCAGTCGATCATGAAGCAGTTGGGATTGGACGACTTCCAGCTCAAGATTGCCGCTGTCTGTGTCTACCATAGCTTTGTGGAGACGGCGGTTCGTGCTCTTGAAGGCAGCGGGGTCAAGGTGGCCGCTGTCTCAACCGGGTTTCCCGCCGGACTTTCCCCGTTGGCCGAACGTGTCGGCGAGATCCGTCGCTCGGTGGATGCCGGAGCACAGGAGATCGACATCGTCATCACCCGCGCACATGTCTTCAGCGGGAGTTGGCAAGCCTTGTACGACGAGGTCGCAACTTTCAAAGAAGCCTGCGGCAAAGCGCACATGAAAGCGATTCTCGG includes:
- the deoC gene encoding deoxyribose-phosphate aldolase, producing MAVKTDLERRIAEAHTTPIQKGELQPNCGVPLNLDWVEDVRVNTSAVERRAQSLVTRRTVKKEWQVAWLLRAITCMDLTTLSGDDSHQRVLRLCAKAKQPVQQSIMKQLGLDDFQLKIAAVCVYHSFVETAVRALEGSGVKVAAVSTGFPAGLSPLAERVGEIRRSVDAGAQEIDIVITRAHVFSGSWQALYDEVATFKEACGKAHMKAILGTGDLATLRNVARASMVAMMAGADFIKTSTGKETVNATLPVGLVMVRAIREYATRTGMIVGFKPAGGIRTAKQSLEWLALIKDELGGRWLNANLFRFGASGMLADIERQLEYYATGRYSADYRHPIA